The sequence AGATTTCAAATCTCATACAGAGTAATGCTTTTATTTGAGATCTGGGATGTGAGATATGAGATGCCTATTTCCGGCCCGCCTTTTCCTCCAGGCCAGACTTCCCCGCCCTTCCCGCAAGTTCCTCGCGGACCTGCTCGGGTGAGACACCTGCCTGAGCCAGCAGCACCCAGGCGTGGTAGATAAGGTCTGCAGCCTCATGGACGACATCCCTCGGCCCCTTATCCTTTGCCGCCTCTACCAGTTCACCAGCTTCCTCCAGGACCTTGGCACCAATGGCCTCCATCCCTCCTGTAAACAGCTGGCTGGTGTAGGAGTCCTCTGCCGGGTTCTTTTTCCGGTCCGCTATTACTCCGTAAAGCCTGTCGAAAGCCTCACGGTTGTCTTTGTCGCCGTAAACCTGGCCGGCGTCAAAAACAGATTCCGACACCGTTCCTCCCTGGAGGTTACGGTAGAAACAGGATCGGTGTCCGGTGTGGCAGGCGGCCACATTCTGATCGGCCTTCACAAGGAGGCAGTCGGCATCGCAGTCGAAAAGGACCTCTACCACTGCCTGGACGTGCCCTGATGACTCCCCCTTCTGCCACATCTTCTGTCTGGAGCGGGAGAAGAAGTGGGTGAAGCCCGTCTGGACCGTTTTTTCTATGGCCTCTGCGTTCATCCAGGCCATCATGAGGACCTCACCGTTGTCGGCATCCTGGACGATGGCGGGGATGAGGCCGTCGGAATCGAATTTTAATTGGGTAAGATCTAATTTGCTCATAGTGTAACTCCCGCAAATTGATCTCAGATCTCACATCTCAGATCTCAAAAAATAACAGCGCGCTATATGAGATTTGAGATTTGAGATTTGAGATAGTCTAGAGCCTCATCGGTACACCACGGCTTTGAAGATATTCCTTCGCCTCACCAACCGTATACTCTTTGAAGTGAAAAATTGAGGCGGCCAGGACCGCGCTGGCGCCCCCATCCACAAAACCTTTGTACATGTGGTGGAGGGTCCCAACACCTCCGGAGGCAATGACGGGGACATTGACCGTGTCGGAGATGGTCCGTGTCAGCTCGATGTCGTACCCGTCCTTGGTGCCGTCCTTGTCCATGCTCGTCAGCATGAACTCCCCCGCCCCGTATCCCTCCATCCGGGCTGCCCACTGGACAACATCGATCCCCGTCGGCGTTCTGCCGCCGTGGATATAGACTTCCCATGCAAGAGAACCGTCGGGGCCCGAAGTGCGCTTGGCGTCGATGGCCACAACGATGCACTGGGAACCGAATCGCTTGCTCGCCTCCGACACAAACTCGGGCCTGTCCACCGCAGCTGTGTTGATGCTCACCTTGTCGGCCCCGGCCTTCAGGAGATCTCTTATGTTTTCAAGGTTCCGGACCCCCCCTCCCACCGTTAGCGGGATAAAGACCGTTTCGGCGGTTCGCCGCACCACGTCGAGGATGATCTCTCTCTTGTCGGAGGAGGCTGTGATGTCCAGGAAGGTGACCTCGTCGGCCCCCTGTTCATTATAGGCAGCGGCGACCTCAACAGGATCACCGGCATCAATGAGGTTGACGAACTGCACGCCCTTCACCACCCGTCCTTCGGTCACATCAAGACAGGGGATGATCCTTCGTGCAAGCTCATCCTTACCTGGGCTCACAGGGCGTCGCTCTCCTTCTGTATCTCTTTCACCGCCCTGGCCAGGTCGATGGTTCCCTCATAGAGGGATTTGCCCAGTATGACCCCTTTAACACCTTTATCCTCCAGCTTCGCGGCCGCTTTTATATCTTCATGGCTGTGCATCCCCCCGGATAGAACCACCGGAATGGCTACGGCTTCCGCCAGCTGGGCGGTAGCACCGAGGTTGGGTCCCGACATGGCACCGTCCCGGGCGATATCGGTATAGATGATATGGCTTGCGCCTGCATCCTCCAGTTCCCTTGCAAGGTCCATAGCCCGCAGTTCTGTCACCTCCTGCCACCCCTGGACAGCGACGAAGCCGCCCCTGGCGTCTATGCCAACAGCGATGCGGCCCGGAAATCGGGCGCAAACACGGCGCAACATATCACGGCTCTGGTATGCGGCGGTGCCCAGGATCACCTTTGAAACGCCAAGCTGAAGGTAGTCCTCCACGATCTTTTCGCTGCGTATGCCTCCTCCCAGTTCGATGGGTATCTCTATGGCCTGCAGTATCCTGGAGATCGCTCCAAGGTTTCTGGGCTCCCCCGCCATGGCACCGTCAAGATCCACAACGTGGAGCATCTTCGCTCCGAGGGATTCCCATTTTCTGGCGGTGTCCTCAGGTGAGTCCGAATATATTTTGGCCGTTCCCATTTCTCCCTGGTAAAGGCGAACACACTTGCCACCCTTCAGATCGATGGCCGGCAATACCAGCATTTAATCCTCCTTTTTGCGAGGTTAACTAGCTTCGCTCACGATCCTTCCAAAATTTTGAAGGACCTTCAGGCCATGATTGTGGCTTTTTTCCGGGTGAAACTGGGTCGCGAAGATGTTGTCCCGTGCAATGGCAGAGCAGAACCTCTCACCATAATCGGTCCATCCGCAAACGACAGATCCATCCTCAGGGGCTACATAATAAGAGTGGACGAAATAGAAAAATGAACCATCCTCAATTCCCTCAAACAGCCTGTTATCTCCGGAGTAATGCACCCTGTTCCAACCCATATGGGGGACCTTGAGTCCAGAGTCAGGATCAAAGCGTACAACCCGGCCAGGGATGACATCCAGGCCGCGATAAACTCCAAACTCCTCACTGATCGTCATGAGAAGCTGCATACCCAGACAGATCCCCAGGAAAGGCTTCCCCTGCTCGATGGCACCCATTACAGGAGCCACGAGGCCGGCTTCGGTAAGGTTGGCCATGCAGTCCTGAAAAGCTCCGACACCGGGAAGAACCACGGCGTCAGCAGACTGGACCGCAGCCGGATCGCTGGTGATAACAGCATTGACCCCGACTTTTTCCAGCCCCTTCTGAGCGCTTCGAAGGTTGCCCATTCCATAATCAACAACGACTACGGGAGGGCTTTTGGCATGGACAGAAAGGTTCACTCGCCGAGCCTGCCTTTGGTGGAAGGTACGCCATGGACCCTGGGATCAACGGTCACTGCCTGGTCAAGTACCTTGGAGAAGGCCTTGAAAATTGCCTCTGCCATATGATGTCGGTTCCTCCCGGCATCCACACGGATGTGAAGGTTCGCTCCCGCGTTGTTGCAGAAAGCCTGGAAGAACTCCGGCAGGAGCTCCATGGCGAACCCCCCTATATCTCCGTCCAGGGTGGGGAGGGATACCGCCAGGTAGGGCCGGCCTCCAAGGTCGAGGGCAACGGTTGCAAGGGCTTCATCCATGGGCAGAACGACCCAGCCATACCTTCTGATGCCCATAGCCGAACCGAGGGCCTCCTTGACCGCAAGTCCGAGGCAGATCCCCACATCCTCCACTGTATGGTGGCCATCTACATCGAGATCTCCCTTGCATTGCACTTCAAGGTCGAAGAGTCCGTGCCTGGCAAACAGCTCAAGCATGTGGTCGAGAAACCCCACGCCTGTTGAAACGTCAGATGTGCCCTGGCCGTCCAACACCAGGTTCATTGAGATCCGGGTCTCCGAGGTCTCTCGGACCACTTCCCCCTTACGCATCCGTGCCTCCCTCCGCAAAAAAATATTTTAACCTGTTTATGAGGAGATCGTTTTCCTCGGGCATGCCCACTGTTATGCGAAGCGCATCTCCCGCGACAGGCAAACGGGAAAGAAATTTTACCACAATGCCGCTGTCTTGCAAAAATCGCCATAACGCCTCTTCCCTGCCACCGCACTGCACAAGGAAAAAGTTTCCCCTGGAGGGAAACACCGCAAAGCCCGCACTTTCAAGTTCCACTGCCAGTCGTTCACGCTCAACGACTATGTCGGCCACCCGGGAAAGTACCCGCTGGTAGTTCCTGAGGACGGCCTCACCCGCGATCTGAGTGTACCGGCTGAGGTTAAACGGAAAACGGACCTTGTTGACCTCATCGAGAAGGTCCCTCCCCGCAACCAGAAAACCGCACCTGATGGCAGCAGCGCCCACCTTGGACAGGGTCCTTAAAACAGCCAGGTTGCTGAAAGAGGCGATCTCTGTGATCCACGAATCCTCCCCTGAAAAATCACCGTAGGCCTCGTCTACAACCACAAGTCCCGTGGCGACATCCAGGAGTGAGTGAACCTGCTCCCTTGAATAAAAGGTTCCTGTAGGGTTGTTCGGGTTGCTGAGGAAAACGATATTGGGGTTTTTCTCCCTGATGGCCCGAAGCATCGCCTCCATGTCCGGTGCAAGGCCAGGTCCCAGAGGCACCTCGTGCACCTCGTAGCCTGCTGCCTGGGCCGCGACAGAGTACATGGCGAAAGTGGGCGTTGGTACAACGATAACGGGCGGGGCCTGGTCCTGGCTCCCCCGCAGGGTCCAGAGAAGAAGTCCGATAAGCTCATCGGATCCGTTGCCCGCCATGACATTTTCCAACAGACAGCCGAACTCGGTGGCAAAGGCGCTTCTCAGATCCCTGGAGGCCGGATCAGGGTAGCGGTGAAGGGGCATATCCTCAAGAGCCGCTCTGATCTCCTCCAGGATAACGGGATCGGGGGGATGGGGACATTCATTGGCATCCAGCCGTACCGGGTAGCTCCCCTCAGGAGGGGCATAGGCGGTAAGCCTGACAAGGCCCTCCGGCAAAAGCCTGGGAAGATCCAGTTCACTCACTGTTTCCCGACCCTCAGATCCACAGCTCGGGCATGGGCTTCCAGGCCTTCAAGTCGGGCGAACTGCGCGACCATTCCCGCTTTTTCAAGGAACGCTTCCCGATCGTACCAGATGATGCTGCTGCGCTTGATAAAATCGTAAACACCAAGGGGAGAGAAGAACCGTGCGGTACCTCCTGTGGGCAGCACGTGGTTGGGGCCCGCCATATAGTCTCCCAGGGCCTCAGCTGTGTACATTCCGAGGAAAATAGCGCCGGCGTTTTCTATGGAATCCAGGGTCTTTTCAGGATCCGTAACCATCAACTCCAGGTGCTCTATAGCGACCCGGTTGACCACAGAAATTGCCTGCTCCATATTGCCGGCCAGAAGCAGGTATCCTCTCGAATCGAGGGATTGACGCGCAATATCCTGGCGCGGCAAAAGCTCGAGCTGTCTGCGGATTTCCTCAACCGTACGGTTGAGCATGTCCTCGTCATCGGTCACGAAGATAGGATAGGCGAGGGGATCATGTTCCGCCTGGGACAGGAGGTCGGCTGCGGCAAGAACAGGATCCGCGGTGGAATCTGCCAGGACCAGGATCTCACTGGGACCGGCGATCATGTCGATATCTACATCGCCGAACACGACCTTCTTGGCCATGGCAACGTAGATGTTGCCGGGACCCACGATCTTGTCCACCCGGGGTACCGTGCTGGTCCCGTACGCAAGAGCAGCGACAGCCTGGGCGCCACCGATAGTAAAAACCCTGTCGACACCGCATATCGCAGCTGCTGCGAGAACAGTTTTATTAACTTCGCCACCAGGGGTCGGCACCACCATGATTACTTCCCGGACCCCGGCAACCTTTGCAGGTATGGCGTTCATCAGGACAGAACTGGGGTATGCCGCGGTTCCCCCGGGAACATAGATGCCCACCCTAAAGAGGGGTGTGACCTTCTGTCCCAGCGTGATCCCGGGTGAGGGTTCATAGGTCCAGGTGTCTTCGAGCTGTCTTTCGTGGAACTCCCTGATGGAATCCGCCGCCACCTCAAGGATCTTGCGATCCTGGGCGGGAATCTCTTCCAGGGCCCGTTCAAGTTCATCGAGGCCCAGTTCCATACCGGATTGTTTAAGGTCGAGATTGTCAAACTTGAGGGTGTACTCAGCCACAGCTTCATCACCCCTGCGGCGAACCTGTCCAACGATCTCAAATACCGCCTCCATGACACCTTGGGGTACCGTCTCCCCGCGGGTCTCGAGGGTGGCGATTGTGGATTCGAAATCAGCATCTGTGTGTCGCACGATCTTCATTGAAAACCTCCTGATGCGACACACGTGCCGGTGTGTCGGCGTGTCGGCGTGTCGGCGTGTCGGCGAAAAGATCTTTCACCGATACCCCGATAATCCCATACCCCGTTACGTGTGTTTCAGCGTACCCCTGATCGCCTCTATGATCGGGACTAACCGATCCGCCTTTATTTTCATGCTGGCGCGGTTAACTACCAGGCGCGCTGTTACCTCCATCACATCCTGAACTTCAACGAGGTTATTCTGCCGCAGGGTCTCCCCTGTGGAAACCAGATCGACGATGCGGTCAGCCAGGCCTACAAGGGGGGCAAGCTCGATAGAACCGTAAAGAGGTATTATCTCGATCTGCTCTCCCAGAGAAGCAAAATGCCGCTGGGCGATATAGGGGTATTTCGTGGCTACCCGGGTGTGTCCCCATCCCGGCGTGGCGTCCGGATCAAGTGCAGCTGCCGGCTGGGCCACAACGATGCGGCAGTATCCGAACCCCAGGTCGAGAGGTTCTAAAATGTTCACTTTGGATTCCATCAGAACATCCTTGCCGACGATCCCCATATCGGCCGCTCCGGAATCGACATAGGTAGGAAGATCCTTGTCCCGTATGATCAGGAACCTGGCAGAGCCCTCCTCGGAAGGGACAAGAAGCCTGCGCGTTGTGGACAGGTCTTCCTCAGCTCTTAATCCCACCTCGGACAGAATTCTAACACAATCCGGCATCAGCCGGCCTTTGGGTAGAGCTATCGTGATAGCGTTCTTATCCACCGGTCCTCCAGATGCGGCCGCCAAGGGAGGCCAGCTTCTCATCGAGTTTCTCATAGCCCCTTTCCAGATGGTAGATCCGCGAGATCTCGGTCACGCCCTCTGAAGCCCCAAGGCCTGCCAGAACAAGCGAGGCGCTGGCGCGCAGATCCGTAGCCATGACCGGCGCGCCCGACAATCCTTTCACACCCCGTATCACGGCCCTGCGCTCGGACAGGGTGACATCCGCGCCCATGCGGCACAGCTCCGGAACGTGCATGAACCTGTGCTCAAAAATGGTCTCCATAACCGTTGAGATCCCATCGGAGAGTGTCATGAGAGCCATGAACTGAGCCTGCATGTCGGTTGGGAACCCGGGATATGGGTCCGTGATAATATCCACGGCATTGGTTCGCCCTTCACCGGCGGCGCGGATCCAGTCCTTCCCCTTGTCAATAACAATGCCCGCCTTTTCCATCCTTTCGATCACTGCCTTAAGGTGGGCAGGAACGCACTTCAAAATGGTGACATCTCCGCCAGTTATGCCTGCAGCAGCAATGTAGGTTCCGACCTCAATGCGATCAGGCATCACGCTGTAGGTCGCAGGTTTAAGGGAGGTGACACCTGTTACCCGGATCTCCCTGGTGCCCGCCCCCTCGATCACAGCTCCCATGGAGTTTAGGGCATCGGCAAGGTCGACTATCTCAGGCTCCATGGCAGCGTTGATCATGGTCGTTTCCCCATCTGCCAGAACAGCTGCCATCATTATGTTTTCAGTCCCGGTTACAGTGGAGGCTTCGAACAGGATCTCGGCACCCTTCAAGCGATCGGCCTGAGCCACCACATAGCCGTGCTCAAGCCAGACGTTAGCACCCATGGCCTCGAGAGCTTCTATATGGCGATTGATAGGCCTGGCGCCGATGGCGCATCCTCCCGGCTGGGAAACCCTGGCTCGGCCGAAGCGGGCCACAAGGGGGCCCAGGACGAGGACAGATGCCCTCATCGTCTTTACCAGATCGTAAGGAGCATCCCACATATCCGCCGAGGATGCGTCAAGGGAAAGGGTGCCGTTCCCCCCCTGGCAGCGAACCCCCAGGTGTTCTAAAAGGCGCCGCATGGTCGTCACATCTCTCAGCCCTGGAACGTTCTCAAGGATCAGCTCACCAGACAGGAGAAGTGATGCGGCCATCAACGGCAGAGCAGCGTTTTTCGCACCGCTTGCGATAACCTCACCCCTGAGAGGAACTCCACCCTCAATGATAACGCGCTCAGGCATTTATCTTTTTCCCCTTCACCACCCTGCCTGTTCCGGCAAGATCATTTATAATCTCCACATCCCCATACCCCGCGTGATGGAAGATCCCGGCCACAATTTCGGCCTGTCGGGCGCCTACTTCCACCATCAGGCTCCCACCAGGGCAGAGAAGCTCCCAGGAGCGGTGGGCAAGGGGAGGATAGTACTCTGTGCCGTCAGGGCCAGCTACCAGCGACACGATCGGATCGCCCTGGCGCACCTCTTCCTGAAGGCTATCGAACTGGGCATGGGGTATGTAAGGCGGGTTGGAGAGAATGACCTGGAAATTTCCCTCCCCCCTGATTCCATCAAGGAGGTCGGCCTGAATGAAGTTCACCCTTTCCAGAACCAAATGACACCCTGCGTTTCGCCTGGCAACAGCCAGCGCAGCCATACTGATATCTGTAGCTGTGACTCTGGATCGAGGAATCTCGGCGGCCACAGTAATGGCCATAGCCCCGGAACCGGTTCCGATGTCCAGCACGGCGGGGCTCCCCTCCAGATTCTCCAGACAGCTGATCGCCTGTTCTACCAGGACCTCGGTTTCAGGCCTTGGATCCAGCACTGCGCTGGTGATATGAAAACTCCTGGAATAGAACTCCCTGGCTCCTACAAGCCGACTGACAGCTACCCGGCTGCACCGCTTCTGGACCAGGGCGCTGTACAGCTGGGTTTCGGAGGGCTTCAGAGTGGACCCTCTGTCCAGCAGTACCGTGGCTGGCGGTTCCCCGGTGACATATCCGAGGAGGACAGCGGCGTCAAGAGCAGGGCTCTCGATGCCAGCGGCCTTCAGGATCGCCACCCCGTCCCTGAAGGCCGCGCCCCTCTGGACATCGGGCGCAGGGCCCATCTCAAGCCACCTCCATGGATTTGAGCTGCTCGGCCTGGTCCGAGGCCATGAGGGCCTCGGTGATCTCATCCAGGTCACCATCCATTACCGCTTCAAGTTTGTATAAGGTGAGATTGATCCGGTGGTCTGAAACCCGACCTTGCGGGAAATTATAGGTCCGGATGCGCTCACTCCTGTCCCCGGAACCAACCATGCTGCGGCGCATACCGTCCAGCTTGGTTTGGCTTTCCTCCTCCTTCTTCTGCAAAAGCCTGGCATAGAGGACTTTCAGCGCTTTGGCCTTGTTCTTGTACTGTGACTTCTCATCCTGGCACGAGACGACAAGACCCGTGGGGATGTGGGTTACGCGGATCGCAGAATCTGTGGTGTTCACGTGCTGACCGCCGCTTCCGGTAGCCCTGAAGGTGTCTATGCGCAGATCCTCGGCCTTTACCTGCACCTCCACCTCGTCCGCCTCGGGCATGACCACGACGCTCACCGCGGAGGTGTGAATGCGGCCCGAAGACTCTGTTTCGGGAACCCGCTGGACCCGGTGTATCCCCCCGTCGAACTTGAGGTAACGGTACACCTTTTCACCTTTGATGAGCAGGGTCGCTTCCTTGTAGCCGCCCAGCTCCGTCGGACTGGTGCTTAAAAACTCCCATTTCCACCCTTTGCGCTCTGCGTAACGCGAATACATCCGTACCAGGTCGCCCACGAAGAGAGAGGCTTCATCGCCCCCTGTGCCAGCGCGCACTTCAAGGATTGTATTCTTGTTGTCCATGGGGTCCTGGGGCAGCAACAAAGCTTGCAGCTCTTCTTCCAGGCTTGCCATCCTGGATTGAAGGGTGTCCTTTTCCTCCAGGATCATGCTCAGAACCTCGTCGTCCTTTTCCTCCCGGAGCATGGCCTCCACTTCAGCGAGTTGGGATTCCAGGTCTCTGTGTTTCCGATATGCCTTTACGATGGGGGTCAGATCCGAGTGCTCTTTGGCGAATTGCCGCACCTTGTCCTGCTTGCTGACGACTTCGGGATCGCTCAGCAGTCTTCCCAGCTCTTCGTACCTTCCCTCCACCTGGCTGAGCCGGCTCATCCACCAACTCATGATCCCTCTTCCTCCTCAGCTGCCAGGGCTTCCCTTAGTGCCACCAGGGCAACC comes from bacterium and encodes:
- the hisIE gene encoding bifunctional phosphoribosyl-AMP cyclohydrolase/phosphoribosyl-ATP diphosphatase HisIE, yielding MSKLDLTQLKFDSDGLIPAIVQDADNGEVLMMAWMNAEAIEKTVQTGFTHFFSRSRQKMWQKGESSGHVQAVVEVLFDCDADCLLVKADQNVAACHTGHRSCFYRNLQGGTVSESVFDAGQVYGDKDNREAFDRLYGVIADRKKNPAEDSYTSQLFTGGMEAIGAKVLEEAGELVEAAKDKGPRDVVHEAADLIYHAWVLLAQAGVSPEQVREELAGRAGKSGLEEKAGRK
- the hisF gene encoding imidazole glycerol phosphate synthase subunit HisF, with amino-acid sequence MSPGKDELARRIIPCLDVTEGRVVKGVQFVNLIDAGDPVEVAAAYNEQGADEVTFLDITASSDKREIILDVVRRTAETVFIPLTVGGGVRNLENIRDLLKAGADKVSINTAAVDRPEFVSEASKRFGSQCIVVAIDAKRTSGPDGSLAWEVYIHGGRTPTGIDVVQWAARMEGYGAGEFMLTSMDKDGTKDGYDIELTRTISDTVNVPVIASGGVGTLHHMYKGFVDGGASAVLAASIFHFKEYTVGEAKEYLQSRGVPMRL
- the hisA gene encoding 1-(5-phosphoribosyl)-5-[(5-phosphoribosylamino)methylideneamino]imidazole-4-carboxamide isomerase, with translation MLVLPAIDLKGGKCVRLYQGEMGTAKIYSDSPEDTARKWESLGAKMLHVVDLDGAMAGEPRNLGAISRILQAIEIPIELGGGIRSEKIVEDYLQLGVSKVILGTAAYQSRDMLRRVCARFPGRIAVGIDARGGFVAVQGWQEVTELRAMDLARELEDAGASHIIYTDIARDGAMSGPNLGATAQLAEAVAIPVVLSGGMHSHEDIKAAAKLEDKGVKGVILGKSLYEGTIDLARAVKEIQKESDAL
- the hisH gene encoding imidazole glycerol phosphate synthase subunit HisH; translation: MNLSVHAKSPPVVVVDYGMGNLRSAQKGLEKVGVNAVITSDPAAVQSADAVVLPGVGAFQDCMANLTEAGLVAPVMGAIEQGKPFLGICLGMQLLMTISEEFGVYRGLDVIPGRVVRFDPDSGLKVPHMGWNRVHYSGDNRLFEGIEDGSFFYFVHSYYVAPEDGSVVCGWTDYGERFCSAIARDNIFATQFHPEKSHNHGLKVLQNFGRIVSEAS
- the hisB gene encoding imidazoleglycerol-phosphate dehydratase HisB; its protein translation is MRKGEVVRETSETRISMNLVLDGQGTSDVSTGVGFLDHMLELFARHGLFDLEVQCKGDLDVDGHHTVEDVGICLGLAVKEALGSAMGIRRYGWVVLPMDEALATVALDLGGRPYLAVSLPTLDGDIGGFAMELLPEFFQAFCNNAGANLHIRVDAGRNRHHMAEAIFKAFSKVLDQAVTVDPRVHGVPSTKGRLGE
- the hisC gene encoding histidinol-phosphate transaminase → MSELDLPRLLPEGLVRLTAYAPPEGSYPVRLDANECPHPPDPVILEEIRAALEDMPLHRYPDPASRDLRSAFATEFGCLLENVMAGNGSDELIGLLLWTLRGSQDQAPPVIVVPTPTFAMYSVAAQAAGYEVHEVPLGPGLAPDMEAMLRAIREKNPNIVFLSNPNNPTGTFYSREQVHSLLDVATGLVVVDEAYGDFSGEDSWITEIASFSNLAVLRTLSKVGAAAIRCGFLVAGRDLLDEVNKVRFPFNLSRYTQIAGEAVLRNYQRVLSRVADIVVERERLAVELESAGFAVFPSRGNFFLVQCGGREEALWRFLQDSGIVVKFLSRLPVAGDALRITVGMPEENDLLINRLKYFFAEGGTDA
- the hisD gene encoding histidinol dehydrogenase, with the translated sequence MKIVRHTDADFESTIATLETRGETVPQGVMEAVFEIVGQVRRRGDEAVAEYTLKFDNLDLKQSGMELGLDELERALEEIPAQDRKILEVAADSIREFHERQLEDTWTYEPSPGITLGQKVTPLFRVGIYVPGGTAAYPSSVLMNAIPAKVAGVREVIMVVPTPGGEVNKTVLAAAAICGVDRVFTIGGAQAVAALAYGTSTVPRVDKIVGPGNIYVAMAKKVVFGDVDIDMIAGPSEILVLADSTADPVLAAADLLSQAEHDPLAYPIFVTDDEDMLNRTVEEIRRQLELLPRQDIARQSLDSRGYLLLAGNMEQAISVVNRVAIEHLELMVTDPEKTLDSIENAGAIFLGMYTAEALGDYMAGPNHVLPTGGTARFFSPLGVYDFIKRSSIIWYDREAFLEKAGMVAQFARLEGLEAHARAVDLRVGKQ
- the hisG gene encoding ATP phosphoribosyltransferase encodes the protein MRSWPPLAAASGGPVDKNAITIALPKGRLMPDCVRILSEVGLRAEEDLSTTRRLLVPSEEGSARFLIIRDKDLPTYVDSGAADMGIVGKDVLMESKVNILEPLDLGFGYCRIVVAQPAAALDPDATPGWGHTRVATKYPYIAQRHFASLGEQIEIIPLYGSIELAPLVGLADRIVDLVSTGETLRQNNLVEVQDVMEVTARLVVNRASMKIKADRLVPIIEAIRGTLKHT
- the murA gene encoding UDP-N-acetylglucosamine 1-carboxyvinyltransferase, with amino-acid sequence MPERVIIEGGVPLRGEVIASGAKNAALPLMAASLLLSGELILENVPGLRDVTTMRRLLEHLGVRCQGGNGTLSLDASSADMWDAPYDLVKTMRASVLVLGPLVARFGRARVSQPGGCAIGARPINRHIEALEAMGANVWLEHGYVVAQADRLKGAEILFEASTVTGTENIMMAAVLADGETTMINAAMEPEIVDLADALNSMGAVIEGAGTREIRVTGVTSLKPATYSVMPDRIEVGTYIAAAGITGGDVTILKCVPAHLKAVIERMEKAGIVIDKGKDWIRAAGEGRTNAVDIITDPYPGFPTDMQAQFMALMTLSDGISTVMETIFEHRFMHVPELCRMGADVTLSERRAVIRGVKGLSGAPVMATDLRASASLVLAGLGASEGVTEISRIYHLERGYEKLDEKLASLGGRIWRTGG
- the prmC gene encoding peptide chain release factor N(5)-glutamine methyltransferase, which gives rise to MGPAPDVQRGAAFRDGVAILKAAGIESPALDAAVLLGYVTGEPPATVLLDRGSTLKPSETQLYSALVQKRCSRVAVSRLVGAREFYSRSFHITSAVLDPRPETEVLVEQAISCLENLEGSPAVLDIGTGSGAMAITVAAEIPRSRVTATDISMAALAVARRNAGCHLVLERVNFIQADLLDGIRGEGNFQVILSNPPYIPHAQFDSLQEEVRQGDPIVSLVAGPDGTEYYPPLAHRSWELLCPGGSLMVEVGARQAEIVAGIFHHAGYGDVEIINDLAGTGRVVKGKKINA
- the prfA gene encoding peptide chain release factor 1 gives rise to the protein MSWWMSRLSQVEGRYEELGRLLSDPEVVSKQDKVRQFAKEHSDLTPIVKAYRKHRDLESQLAEVEAMLREEKDDEVLSMILEEKDTLQSRMASLEEELQALLLPQDPMDNKNTILEVRAGTGGDEASLFVGDLVRMYSRYAERKGWKWEFLSTSPTELGGYKEATLLIKGEKVYRYLKFDGGIHRVQRVPETESSGRIHTSAVSVVVMPEADEVEVQVKAEDLRIDTFRATGSGGQHVNTTDSAIRVTHIPTGLVVSCQDEKSQYKNKAKALKVLYARLLQKKEEESQTKLDGMRRSMVGSGDRSERIRTYNFPQGRVSDHRINLTLYKLEAVMDGDLDEITEALMASDQAEQLKSMEVA